Proteins from a single region of Phaeacidiphilus oryzae TH49:
- a CDS encoding glycoside hydrolase family 3 C-terminal domain-containing protein has protein sequence MGWRSAHLRSTALAAACSLGMLGAGLTTAAAHPVHAAAAAAAVTTAGGGTGTTPIYLDTRYSFQERAADLVSRMTLDEKVQQLHTNNAPAIPRLGLQQYTYWNEGQHGVNTLGADTDSGSASGGVHATSFPTNFAAAMTWDKQLMYRETQAISDEARGFLDKSLWGTGQNNLGPSADDYGSLTYWAPNVNLDRDPRWGRTDEAFGEDPYLVSQMAGAFVDGYQGQNPDGSRQTRYLKVAATAKHYALNNVEQNRTGISSQVTDTDLYDYYTAQFKSLIEKAHVSGLMTSYNAINGTPSVADTYTTDQIAQRTYGFQGYITSDCGAVGTTYRSFPSGHDWAPPGWTTDGKDANATWTETATGRKIPGAAGGQAYALRAGTDANCTGAEATPQNLEEAIQAGIISEGVIDTALVHLFTVRMETGEFDPASGNPYTRISKSVIESPAHQALATEVADNALVLLKNDRLAATGKPLLPADAAAQSKVVILGDQAGRTTLGDYSGDPTHQTDAVQGITAAVKAANPNADVVYDPAGTSTTATGGAVLSAQTQADVKDADLVVVAVGTDTSVATEGKDRSTLALPGNYADLVDQVAALGNPRTVLDIQSDGPVDIEGLKDKVPAIVFAGYNGQSQGTALADVLFGRQNPSGHLDFTWYKDDSQLPPMADYGLAPSATGGLGRTYQYFTGTPSYPFGYGLSYTSFRYSHVRADRSAVDANGSVDVSFDVTNTGGTAGATVAQLYAATPFAVRGAELPKERLEGFQKTRVLRPGETQHLTLRVNVPDLAFRDAAAARSVVYDGTYRFMVGPDSASPAGAAEVRVGGSLTPHVQYVTVQPESVVYQAGDTIDLTGSNRWIKDDTDPAQQPGRNMSVKADHVVEAVADDGSFLNLAHARVRYSSSDPAVATVSPKGIVTAVGNGAATIRATVDGVTGSAVVRVGHPLAVSGGGVDATGGAVTLTTTYTNSGPTALTGVQVSLTPPSGWTATATTPSTFGTLAPGAKGVTSWRLAPGSGSAGTGTYPVAASATYQGARSDDEASTRILVPYTSFAAARNNVAVADDSSPGSANLDGGHAGLSQQALAAAGITSGGTVSSGGLTYSWPTTGTGAADNVAALGQTIPLTGVPSGATRLGLLGTSAYGEGSGSGVITYTDGSSQQISLDFPDWWSNTPPPGGSILVSTPYLDQPAGKQTQQVSVYAETVSLEPGKTPAYLTLPDMGAPVAMNQVSLHIFAVATG, from the coding sequence ATGGGCTGGAGATCCGCCCATCTCCGCTCCACGGCCCTCGCGGCCGCCTGCTCCCTCGGCATGCTGGGCGCGGGCCTCACCACCGCCGCCGCGCATCCCGTCCATGCGGCCGCGGCCGCCGCCGCGGTCACGACGGCCGGCGGCGGCACCGGCACGACGCCGATCTACCTCGACACCCGGTACTCCTTCCAGGAGCGGGCCGCCGACCTCGTCTCCCGGATGACGCTGGACGAGAAGGTCCAGCAGCTCCACACCAACAACGCCCCGGCGATCCCCCGGCTGGGCCTCCAGCAGTACACCTACTGGAACGAGGGCCAGCACGGCGTCAACACCCTCGGCGCGGACACCGACTCGGGCAGTGCGAGCGGCGGAGTGCACGCCACCAGCTTCCCGACCAACTTCGCCGCCGCCATGACCTGGGACAAGCAGCTGATGTACCGGGAGACCCAGGCCATCTCGGACGAGGCCCGCGGCTTCCTGGACAAGTCGCTGTGGGGCACCGGCCAGAACAACCTGGGGCCCTCGGCGGACGACTACGGCTCGCTGACCTACTGGGCGCCCAATGTGAACCTGGACCGGGACCCCCGCTGGGGCCGCACCGACGAGGCCTTCGGCGAGGACCCCTACCTGGTCTCGCAGATGGCCGGGGCGTTCGTGGACGGCTACCAGGGCCAGAACCCGGACGGCAGCCGGCAGACCAGGTATCTGAAGGTGGCCGCCACTGCCAAGCACTACGCGCTCAACAATGTGGAGCAGAACCGCACCGGGATCAGCTCCCAGGTCACCGACACCGACCTGTACGACTACTACACCGCGCAGTTCAAGAGCCTCATCGAGAAGGCCCACGTCTCCGGCCTGATGACCTCCTACAACGCGATCAACGGGACCCCGTCGGTGGCCGACACCTACACCACCGACCAGATCGCCCAGCGCACCTACGGCTTCCAGGGGTACATCACCTCGGACTGCGGGGCGGTCGGCACCACCTACCGCTCCTTCCCGTCCGGCCACGACTGGGCGCCGCCCGGCTGGACCACCGACGGCAAGGACGCCAACGCCACCTGGACCGAGACCGCCACCGGCCGGAAGATCCCGGGCGCGGCCGGCGGCCAGGCGTACGCGCTGCGCGCCGGGACCGACGCCAACTGCACCGGCGCGGAGGCCACCCCGCAGAACCTGGAGGAGGCGATCCAGGCCGGGATCATCAGCGAGGGCGTCATCGACACCGCACTGGTCCACCTCTTCACCGTGCGGATGGAGACCGGCGAGTTCGACCCCGCCTCGGGCAACCCGTACACCAGGATCTCCAAGAGCGTGATCGAGTCCCCCGCCCACCAGGCGCTGGCCACCGAGGTCGCCGACAACGCCCTGGTACTGCTGAAGAACGACCGGCTGGCGGCGACGGGCAAGCCCCTGCTGCCCGCCGACGCCGCCGCCCAGAGCAAGGTGGTGATCCTGGGCGACCAGGCGGGCAGGACCACGCTGGGCGACTACTCGGGCGATCCGACCCACCAGACGGACGCCGTGCAGGGGATCACCGCCGCGGTGAAGGCCGCCAACCCGAACGCGGACGTGGTCTACGACCCGGCCGGCACCTCCACCACCGCCACCGGCGGAGCGGTGCTCAGCGCCCAGACCCAGGCCGACGTCAAGGACGCCGACCTGGTGGTGGTCGCCGTCGGCACCGACACCAGTGTGGCCACCGAGGGCAAGGACCGCAGCACCCTGGCACTGCCCGGCAACTACGCCGACCTGGTGGACCAGGTGGCGGCGCTGGGCAACCCGCGGACGGTGCTGGACATCCAGTCGGACGGCCCGGTGGACATCGAGGGGCTCAAGGACAAGGTGCCCGCGATCGTCTTCGCCGGCTACAACGGGCAGAGCCAGGGAACCGCCCTGGCCGACGTCCTCTTCGGCCGCCAGAACCCCAGCGGGCACCTGGACTTCACCTGGTACAAGGACGACTCGCAGCTGCCGCCCATGGCCGACTACGGTCTCGCGCCGAGCGCCACCGGCGGTCTCGGCAGGACCTACCAGTACTTCACCGGGACGCCCAGCTATCCGTTCGGGTACGGCCTCAGCTACACCTCGTTCCGGTACTCCCACGTCCGGGCCGACAGGAGCGCGGTCGACGCGAACGGCAGCGTGGACGTCTCCTTCGACGTCACCAACACCGGCGGCACCGCCGGGGCGACCGTCGCCCAGCTGTACGCGGCGACGCCGTTCGCCGTCCGCGGCGCCGAGCTCCCCAAGGAGCGCCTGGAGGGCTTCCAGAAGACGCGGGTGCTGAGGCCCGGCGAGACCCAGCACCTCACCCTCCGGGTGAACGTCCCCGACCTGGCCTTCCGGGACGCGGCGGCGGCCAGGTCGGTCGTGTACGACGGGACCTACCGCTTCATGGTCGGACCGGACTCGGCGAGCCCGGCGGGCGCCGCCGAGGTGCGGGTCGGCGGCAGCCTCACCCCGCACGTCCAGTACGTCACCGTGCAGCCGGAGTCGGTGGTCTACCAGGCCGGCGACACCATCGACCTGACCGGCAGCAACCGCTGGATCAAGGACGACACCGACCCGGCCCAGCAGCCCGGCCGGAACATGTCGGTCAAGGCCGACCATGTGGTGGAGGCGGTCGCGGACGACGGCTCCTTCCTCAACCTGGCGCATGCCCGGGTCCGGTACTCCAGCAGCGATCCCGCGGTGGCCACCGTCTCCCCCAAGGGGATCGTCACCGCGGTCGGCAACGGCGCGGCCACCATCCGGGCCACCGTCGACGGGGTCACCGGCAGCGCCGTGGTCCGGGTCGGCCACCCGCTGGCCGTCAGCGGCGGCGGTGTGGACGCGACCGGCGGGGCCGTCACCCTGACCACGACCTACACCAACAGCGGGCCGACCGCCCTGACCGGCGTCCAGGTCTCGTTGACCCCGCCGTCCGGCTGGACCGCGACGGCCACCACCCCGTCCACCTTCGGCACCCTGGCACCGGGGGCCAAGGGCGTTACCAGCTGGCGGCTGGCGCCGGGTTCCGGCTCCGCCGGCACCGGCACCTACCCGGTCGCGGCCTCCGCCACCTACCAGGGCGCGCGCAGCGACGACGAGGCCTCGACCCGGATCCTGGTGCCGTACACCAGCTTCGCCGCGGCCCGGAACAACGTCGCCGTCGCCGACGACTCCTCGCCCGGCTCCGCGAACCTGGACGGCGGTCACGCCGGCCTCTCCCAGCAGGCGCTGGCCGCGGCCGGAATCACCTCCGGCGGGACCGTCAGCAGCGGCGGGCTGACCTACTCCTGGCCGACCACCGGCACCGGCGCCGCGGACAACGTCGCCGCCCTCGGCCAGACCATCCCGCTGACCGGGGTGCCGTCCGGCGCGACCAGGCTGGGACTGCTCGGCACCAGCGCGTACGGGGAGGGCTCCGGCTCCGGGGTGATCACCTACACCGACGGCAGCAGCCAGCAGATCTCGCTGGACTTCCCGGACTGGTGGTCCAACACCCCACCGCCCGGCGGCTCGATCCTGGTCTCCACCCCCTACCTGGACCAGCCGGCCGGGAAGCAGACCCAGCAGGTCAGCGTGTACGCCGAGACCGTGAGCCTGGAACCCGGCAAGACCCCGGCCTATCTCACCCTGCCCGACATGGGAGCGCCGGTGGCGATGAACCAGGTCTCCCTGCACATCTTCGCGGTGGCCACCGGCTGA
- a CDS encoding ROK family transcriptional regulator yields the protein MLSERPSGVPARAGHTDIRRNNLEVVLRHLWATGPDSRAGLAARAGLTRATVSRLVGELIGLGLVEETGAATARSGHGRPGTELRLAGRHVLAIGAEINVDYLTMLVADLANRQVHRWHRPFDTPRAGAEAALRALAEACAAWLDSLPAAPGSGRDPLVAGLGVAIPGLVDERRGIVGRAPNLGWDGVPVAELLSGLLAARLGDRVGPVTVGNEANRAALAEYRVGSHAGTPHLVYITGDVGIGGGLIVDGRPLLGARGYSGEVGHMLVDPAGPACGCGRRGCWEALVGLQALLAAVGEPPAGAASSSEESVGRVARRAGRGDPAVLAALSRLGEDIGTGCANVAALFDPEVIVLGGYFTAVAPWIMPSARTAYRDRLLAAPGPPAAAGGLAVSALGFSAAARGAATHIIDRVISDPRLLLAPRGG from the coding sequence TTGCTCTCCGAACGTCCATCCGGGGTGCCGGCCCGCGCCGGGCACACGGACATCCGGCGCAACAACCTGGAGGTGGTGCTGCGCCATCTCTGGGCGACCGGCCCCGACTCGCGGGCCGGCCTCGCCGCCCGCGCCGGGCTCACCCGGGCGACCGTCTCCCGGCTGGTGGGGGAGCTGATCGGGCTCGGCCTGGTCGAGGAGACCGGAGCCGCCACCGCCCGCAGCGGCCACGGCCGGCCGGGCACCGAGCTGCGGCTGGCCGGCCGGCATGTGCTGGCGATCGGCGCCGAGATCAACGTGGACTACCTGACCATGCTGGTGGCCGACCTGGCCAACCGTCAGGTGCACCGATGGCACCGGCCGTTCGACACCCCCCGGGCCGGCGCGGAAGCGGCCCTGCGCGCCCTCGCGGAGGCCTGCGCGGCCTGGCTGGACTCGCTCCCCGCCGCGCCCGGCTCCGGGCGGGATCCGCTGGTGGCCGGGCTGGGGGTGGCGATCCCCGGGCTGGTGGACGAGCGGCGCGGGATCGTCGGCCGCGCCCCCAACCTCGGCTGGGACGGGGTGCCGGTCGCGGAACTCCTCTCCGGGCTCCTCGCGGCACGGCTCGGCGACCGGGTCGGCCCGGTGACCGTGGGCAACGAGGCGAACCGCGCGGCCCTGGCCGAGTACCGGGTCGGCAGCCACGCCGGGACCCCGCATCTGGTGTACATCACCGGGGACGTGGGCATCGGCGGCGGCCTGATCGTCGACGGCCGCCCGCTGCTCGGCGCCCGCGGCTACAGCGGCGAGGTCGGCCATATGCTCGTCGACCCGGCGGGGCCGGCCTGCGGCTGCGGTCGGCGCGGCTGCTGGGAGGCGCTGGTCGGCCTGCAGGCGCTGCTGGCGGCGGTGGGCGAGCCCCCGGCGGGAGCGGCCTCGTCCTCCGAGGAGAGCGTCGGCCGGGTGGCCCGGCGGGCCGGGCGGGGCGATCCGGCGGTCCTGGCCGCGCTGTCCCGGCTGGGCGAGGACATCGGCACCGGCTGCGCCAACGTCGCCGCCCTCTTCGACCCCGAGGTGATCGTCCTCGGCGGCTACTTCACCGCGGTGGCCCCCTGGATCATGCCCAGCGCCCGGACCGCCTACCGCGACCGGCTCCTCGCCGCCCCCGGGCCGCCCGCCGCGGCCGGCGGACTGGCCGTCTCCGCCCTCGGCTTCAGCGCCGCCGCGCGCGGTGCCGCCACCCACATCATCGACCGGGTGATCAGCGACCCCCGCCTCCTCCTCGCCCCCCGGGGCGGCTGA
- a CDS encoding GlxA family transcriptional regulator: MRPGTGSGAKPELESESESAADRRRRVGFVVFDGVTMLDVSGPTEVLHLSGRVAAPYELVLVSPGGRPVATSSGLALTGAVRPAEAGPLHTLVVAGGDRLAEQPIEAELLDAVRSLAAGADRVASVCTGAFVLAGLGLLDGRRATTHWRHAGELARRHPRVRVAPDAIHVRDGRYLSSAGISAGIDLALALVEEDHGADAARAVARELVVFMQRPGGQSQFSTATAPPARSGPLRALVAAVLADPAADHSLSAMADRLAVSPRHLSRIFHAELGTTPARWLERVRLDRAQRLLLEGRSVTAAAAESGIGSDETLRRAFARDLGTTPTEYRARFRTTGPPPAATAPRGG; the protein is encoded by the coding sequence ATGAGGCCGGGCACGGGGTCGGGGGCGAAGCCGGAGCTGGAGTCGGAGTCGGAGTCGGCGGCGGACCGGAGGCGCCGGGTGGGCTTCGTGGTGTTCGACGGCGTCACCATGCTCGACGTCAGCGGCCCCACCGAGGTGCTCCATCTGTCCGGTCGGGTCGCCGCGCCCTACGAACTCGTGCTGGTCTCGCCCGGCGGCCGGCCGGTCGCCACCTCCAGCGGACTGGCCCTGACCGGCGCGGTGCGCCCGGCCGAGGCGGGGCCGCTGCACACCCTCGTGGTGGCCGGCGGAGACCGCCTCGCCGAGCAGCCGATCGAGGCCGAACTCCTGGATGCCGTACGGTCGTTGGCCGCCGGCGCGGATCGGGTCGCGTCCGTCTGCACCGGCGCCTTCGTCCTGGCCGGGCTCGGTCTGCTGGACGGGCGCCGGGCGACCACCCACTGGCGGCACGCCGGGGAGCTGGCCCGCCGCCACCCCCGGGTCCGGGTCGCACCGGACGCCATCCATGTGCGCGACGGGCGCTATCTCAGCTCCGCCGGGATCAGCGCCGGGATCGATCTGGCCCTGGCCCTGGTGGAGGAGGACCACGGAGCGGACGCGGCCCGGGCGGTGGCCCGGGAGCTGGTGGTGTTCATGCAACGGCCCGGCGGGCAGTCGCAGTTCTCCACCGCCACCGCGCCGCCGGCCCGCAGCGGGCCGCTGCGCGCCCTGGTCGCCGCCGTCCTCGCAGACCCGGCCGCCGACCACAGTCTCTCCGCGATGGCGGACCGGTTGGCGGTCAGTCCGCGGCACCTCTCCCGGATCTTCCACGCCGAGCTGGGCACCACCCCGGCCCGGTGGCTGGAACGGGTGCGCCTGGACCGCGCCCAGCGGCTCCTTCTGGAGGGCCGCAGCGTCACCGCGGCCGCCGCGGAGAGCGGCATCGGCAGCGACGAGACCCTCCGCCGGGCCTTCGCCCGCGACCTGGGCACCACCCCGACCGAGTACCGGGCCCGCTTCCGCACCACCGGCCCGCCCCCGGCGGCTACCGCTCCGCGGGGCGGGTGA
- a CDS encoding HD domain-containing protein has protein sequence MTSRSVSEQIAGVRIPDSALAREATELVRESAPPLLFDHSRRVFVWGALRGREEGLDFDPELLYVGALFHDLGLTEHYRRTDQRFELDGADEARRFLRAHGITGEPADRVWTAIALHTTPEIPLHMAPEIALVTRGVELDVLGIGYHAVTEGQRAAVLAAHPRPDFKNRILAAFTEGLRDRPATTFGNVKADVLAHFLPGFVRGDFVEVVKGSDWPE, from the coding sequence ATGACCAGCCGAAGCGTGAGCGAGCAGATCGCCGGCGTGCGGATCCCGGACAGCGCCCTGGCGCGCGAGGCCACCGAGCTGGTGCGGGAGTCCGCCCCGCCCCTCCTCTTCGACCACTCCCGGCGGGTCTTCGTCTGGGGCGCGCTGCGCGGCCGCGAGGAGGGCCTCGACTTCGACCCGGAGCTGCTCTACGTCGGCGCGCTCTTCCACGACCTGGGCCTGACCGAGCACTACCGCCGCACCGACCAGCGCTTCGAACTGGACGGCGCCGACGAGGCCCGCCGCTTCCTCCGCGCCCACGGCATCACGGGGGAGCCGGCGGACCGGGTCTGGACGGCCATCGCCCTCCACACCACGCCGGAGATCCCGCTGCACATGGCGCCGGAGATCGCCCTCGTCACCCGGGGCGTGGAGCTGGACGTCCTCGGCATCGGCTACCACGCGGTGACCGAGGGGCAGCGCGCCGCCGTGCTGGCCGCCCACCCCCGCCCGGACTTCAAGAACCGGATCCTGGCGGCCTTCACCGAGGGCCTCAGGGACCGCCCCGCGACCACCTTCGGCAACGTCAAGGCGGACGTCCTGGCGCACTTCCTGCCCGGCTTCGTACGCGGCGACTTCGTCGAGGTCGTCAAGGGCTCCGACTGGCCGGAATGA